In Streptacidiphilus sp. P02-A3a, the DNA window CTCCGCCCGCCCACGCGGCCTCGAACCAACGGCGCTCCGGGCGCAGTTGACCCGGCTGACGAATGCTCCGGCCCAGTGACAGCGGAGTTGTCCACCCGGGAGGCGGGTGATCCCGGCCGTCCCACGCTGCTGCTGGTCCACGGCTCGGGGCAGGGGGCGCGCATGTGGCGGCGGCAACTCGCCTCCCTGTCCGACCGCTACCACGTCGTCGCGGTCGACCTGCCCGGATTCGGCTGCTCGCCGGGGCCGTTCAGCATGGCCCGGGCGGTCGCCGGGGTCGCCCGGCTCGCGGAGCGGCACCGACCCGCGCACGTCTGCGGGATCTCGCTGGGTTCGGTGGTCGCGGCCGGAGTCGCCGCCGAGCGCCCGGAGTTGGTGGACCGGCTGGTCCTCAGCGGACCGGTGATCGCGCCCGCGCGGTCCGGGCCGGGACTCATCCGCCGCTATCGCCGCTGGCCGGGGTGGCTGGTGCGGGCGGTCACCGACGTGCCGGACCGGGCCGGGTGGCTGGCCGTCGTCGGCGCGATGGAGGCCACCGACCTGACCGACCTGCTGCCGTCGATCACCGCGCCGACACTGGTGCTGTGCGGGCAGCGGGACCGGGAGTGCCTGCCGGACGCGCACACCATGGCGGCGGCGGTGCCCGCCGCCCACCTGGTGGTCGTCCCGCACGTCGGGCACCTGATCCCGGTCACCGCGCCGAAGGCCTTCGACGCCGTCGTCGGCGGGTTCCTGGGCAGCGCGGGATGAGACCGGGGCAGGGCGGCGACGGCAGGGCATGGCAGTAGCAGGGCATGGCAGTAAAGGTGGGAAGCCCGTCATTGCTGCCATGACCGCAGGCTGCGAGGCTCGACCGCATGACGTACCGACGTGTGGTCATCGTCCTCTACGAGGGTGTGCAGAGCCTTGACGTGACCGGTCCGCTGGAGGTGTTCGCCGGGGCCGGGGCC includes these proteins:
- a CDS encoding alpha/beta fold hydrolase → MTAELSTREAGDPGRPTLLLVHGSGQGARMWRRQLASLSDRYHVVAVDLPGFGCSPGPFSMARAVAGVARLAERHRPAHVCGISLGSVVAAGVAAERPELVDRLVLSGPVIAPARSGPGLIRRYRRWPGWLVRAVTDVPDRAGWLAVVGAMEATDLTDLLPSITAPTLVLCGQRDRECLPDAHTMAAAVPAAHLVVVPHVGHLIPVTAPKAFDAVVGGFLGSAG